The Verrucomicrobiia bacterium genome has a segment encoding these proteins:
- a CDS encoding efflux RND transporter permease subunit has protein sequence MQKLAEICIRRPVFASMIILSLFVVGVAGYLHLGVDRFPSVDLPTVRVSTRLVGASPVEMETQVSQPLEEAINTIEGIKELRSVSGLGQSFIIVTFDLSRDIDAAAQDVRDRVSRVVRNLPRDIYPPVVTKADNDLSPVLTIALVGDRSQRELTELADKIVKKQIERSLGVGEVNVIGGLERSINIWVDADRLAAYRIPITAVRQAVERQNANIPGGLVTTPVRESTLRTMGRLTDPKAFNELVVATRNGSPIRVRDIGWAEDGTKEQRTLARLNGVPTVTLEVMRQTGANTVAVIEGVKERLQEVQALLPGDVRLEIIRDQSRYIYAALHEIQRHLVVGSILASLVVLLFMRNWRATLIAAVAIPASVVATFGMMKALNFTLNSVTMLALVLMVGIVIDDAIVVLENIFRFVEEKKLHPFEAAREATREIGLAVMATTFSLVVIFVPVSFMSSISGRFLYQFGLTAAVAVLVSLLVAFTLTPTLSARLLRAAGREGEEGPKSRRGFYGWLDRHYTALLAWALRHRVWTVVLATVVVASSVPIYQMVRQEYIPTNVDEGEFDVSLLAPEGTSFPAMVKVAEEAEGLLRQVPGIRLVLTSVGGGGFGGVNNARFYVRLAPHEERVFSFKRLLQWPPWRAWQGNYSQRDVMQQVRRVLRQLQDVRISVRNPQTFSIGGPNFDIDFALLGPELDVLAEYSERLRLKAPELGLLDADTTLKLDKPELRVEIDRDRAARLGVDTEHIAEALRIMVGGDERVSRFHDTTINEDYDVQVRLSEADRTNATTIARLFVPDAQGRLVRLDNVVRLEAHATVSRVDRLDRQRQVSLRAQVAPGFAQADRIAALRAEVAKMNLPPGYSTRVSGRARELETTFKEFIWAFTLSVILMYIILASQFENVVHPFTILLSLPLSVPFALLSLWATDQTINLYSALGILVLFGVVKKNAILQIDHMNQLRAAGLEPMAAILQANRDRLRPILMTTFTLVAGMIPMVLGSGPGAEERRATGVVVIGGQTLCLLLTLVVTPVVYSWLDDFGRWLKRRLAGGGA, from the coding sequence ATGCAAAAACTGGCGGAAATCTGCATCCGGCGGCCGGTCTTTGCCTCGATGATCATCCTCTCCCTCTTTGTGGTGGGGGTGGCGGGCTACCTGCATCTGGGGGTGGACCGGTTTCCCTCGGTGGATTTGCCCACCGTGCGGGTGAGCACACGGCTGGTGGGGGCGTCGCCGGTGGAAATGGAAACCCAGGTGTCGCAGCCGCTGGAGGAGGCCATCAACACCATCGAAGGGATCAAGGAGCTGCGCTCGGTCAGCGGCCTGGGCCAGTCATTCATCATCGTGACGTTTGATTTGTCGCGCGACATTGATGCCGCGGCGCAGGATGTGCGGGACCGCGTGTCGCGCGTGGTGCGGAATCTGCCCCGGGATATTTACCCGCCGGTGGTGACCAAGGCGGACAATGATCTCTCGCCGGTGTTGACCATTGCGCTGGTGGGGGATCGTTCGCAGCGCGAGCTGACGGAGCTGGCGGATAAAATCGTCAAGAAACAGATCGAGCGCTCCCTGGGCGTGGGGGAGGTCAACGTCATCGGCGGGCTGGAGCGGAGCATCAACATCTGGGTGGACGCCGACCGGCTGGCGGCCTATCGAATTCCCATCACCGCCGTGCGTCAGGCGGTGGAGCGGCAGAATGCCAACATTCCGGGCGGGCTGGTGACCACGCCGGTGCGCGAGTCCACGTTGCGCACGATGGGGCGGTTGACGGATCCGAAGGCCTTTAATGAGCTGGTGGTGGCGACGCGCAACGGTTCGCCCATTCGCGTGCGGGACATCGGCTGGGCGGAGGACGGCACCAAGGAGCAGCGCACCCTGGCGCGGCTCAACGGCGTGCCCACCGTCACGCTGGAAGTGATGCGGCAGACCGGGGCCAACACCGTGGCGGTCATTGAAGGGGTCAAGGAACGCCTGCAGGAGGTGCAGGCGCTGCTGCCCGGCGATGTGCGCCTGGAGATCATCCGCGATCAATCGCGGTACATCTACGCGGCCTTGCATGAGATTCAGCGGCATCTGGTGGTGGGCAGCATTCTGGCCAGCCTGGTGGTGTTGTTGTTCATGCGCAACTGGCGGGCGACCCTCATTGCCGCGGTGGCCATTCCGGCCTCGGTGGTGGCGACGTTTGGCATGATGAAGGCGCTCAATTTCACCCTGAACAGCGTGACCATGCTGGCCCTGGTGCTGATGGTGGGCATTGTGATTGATGATGCCATTGTGGTGCTGGAAAACATCTTCCGATTTGTGGAGGAGAAAAAGCTGCACCCCTTTGAGGCGGCGCGCGAGGCGACCCGGGAAATTGGGCTGGCGGTCATGGCGACGACGTTCAGCCTGGTGGTGATCTTTGTGCCGGTCTCCTTCATGTCGAGCATCTCCGGGAGATTCCTCTATCAATTTGGGCTGACGGCAGCCGTGGCGGTGCTGGTGAGCCTGCTGGTGGCCTTCACCTTGACGCCCACCCTGAGTGCGCGGCTGTTGCGCGCCGCCGGGCGGGAGGGGGAGGAGGGGCCGAAATCGCGCCGGGGTTTCTACGGGTGGCTGGACAGGCATTATACCGCCCTGCTGGCGTGGGCCTTGCGGCACCGGGTGTGGACCGTCGTGCTGGCCACCGTGGTGGTGGCGTCCTCGGTGCCGATTTACCAGATGGTGCGGCAGGAGTACATTCCCACCAATGTGGACGAAGGCGAGTTTGATGTGAGCCTGCTGGCGCCGGAGGGGACAAGTTTTCCGGCGATGGTCAAGGTGGCCGAAGAGGCGGAGGGGCTGTTGCGGCAGGTGCCGGGCATTCGGCTGGTGCTGACCAGTGTGGGCGGCGGGGGATTCGGGGGCGTGAACAATGCGCGGTTTTATGTGCGCCTGGCGCCGCACGAGGAGCGCGTGTTCAGTTTCAAGCGGCTGTTGCAATGGCCGCCGTGGCGCGCCTGGCAGGGCAACTACTCCCAGCGGGATGTCATGCAGCAGGTGCGGCGGGTGTTGCGCCAGTTGCAGGACGTGCGCATCTCGGTGCGCAACCCGCAAACTTTCAGCATCGGCGGGCCCAACTTTGACATTGATTTTGCGTTGTTGGGTCCGGAGCTGGATGTGCTGGCGGAATATTCGGAGCGCCTCCGGTTGAAGGCGCCGGAGCTGGGGCTGCTGGACGCCGACACGACGCTCAAGCTGGACAAGCCGGAGCTGCGGGTGGAGATTGACCGCGACCGCGCGGCGCGGCTGGGGGTGGACACCGAGCACATTGCCGAGGCGCTGCGCATCATGGTGGGCGGGGACGAACGGGTATCGCGATTTCATGATACCACCATCAACGAGGATTACGATGTGCAGGTGCGATTAAGTGAGGCGGATCGCACCAATGCCACCACCATTGCGCGTTTGTTTGTGCCGGACGCCCAGGGCCGGCTGGTGCGGCTGGACAATGTGGTGCGCCTGGAGGCCCATGCCACCGTGTCGCGCGTGGACCGGCTGGATCGCCAGCGGCAGGTCAGTCTGCGCGCCCAGGTGGCCCCGGGGTTTGCGCAGGCGGATCGCATCGCCGCCCTGAGGGCCGAAGTGGCCAAAATGAATCTGCCGCCCGGCTACAGTACCCGGGTCTCCGGACGGGCCCGGGAGCTGGAGACCACCTTCAAAGAATTCATCTGGGCGTTCACCCTTTCGGTCATCCTGATGTACATCATCCTGGCCTCCCAGTTTGAGAACGTGGTGCATCCCTTCACCATCCTGCTCTCCCTGCCGTTGTCGGTGCCGTTTGCCCTGTTGTCCCTGTGGGCCACGGATCAGACGATCAACCTGTACTCCGCCTTGGGCATTTTGGTCCTGTTTGGGGTGGTCAAGAAAAACGCCATTTTGC